In Drosophila santomea strain STO CAGO 1482 chromosome 3L, Prin_Dsan_1.1, whole genome shotgun sequence, a single window of DNA contains:
- the LOC120447698 gene encoding uncharacterized protein LOC120447698: MMIIYFPFCRLPFLGPNCVPHSPGIPTFICAHLADICDPSYAQLKDIRLIDPCSPSILHTRPWSQNQSIPIIVVIILGNPVFPPTRVGTFRFMSLMCSLRFPLDGIGGKVGEVGEVLG, encoded by the exons ATGatgataatttattttcccttttgtCGATTGCCTTTCCTCGGACCCAACTGTGTGCCACATTCCCCAGGCATTCCAACTTTCATCTGTGCTCATCTCGCCGACATCTGTGACCCGAGCTATGCGCAATTAAAG GACATCCGACTTATCGACCCGTGCAGTCCATCCATCTTGCACACGAGGCCGTGGTCCCAAAACCAGAGTATTCCAatcatcgtcgtcatcatctTGGGTAATCCTGTCTTTCCGCCGACCAGAGTGGGAACTTTCCGCTTCATGAGCCTCATGTGCTCCTTACGTTTTCCACTCGATGGAATCGGGGGAAAAGTGGGTGAGGTGGGAGAGGTCCTGGGTTGA
- the LOC120449141 gene encoding scoloptoxin SSD552, producing the protein MQRLQLTLFLGRVLFLRSIFAIDFCDIKSCHGKRHIGCNNNMMFDESCLRFHGLVNMAYFREYLLGLHNGYRQEVASHLFVDLPPARKMPELVWDHYLSVVAEYHLKRCQLDLPADSCVATDDFSKPHFNYAEDFYPRPVMRQSNVREMTILAEQWLDELYDMEDIAIYNAEGEIRNIINDRSSHMGCAAGQDYDLWNIHFVLVCYYSSGPPANGNLYEEGQFNASLCANGQSDEYPNLCKTLTLND; encoded by the exons ATGCAACGCTTGCAGTTGACTCTTTTTCTGGGTCGTGTTTTGTTTCTCAGATCTATTTTTGCTATAGACTTTTGTGATATCAAGTCCTGCCATGGCAAGCGGCACATTGGTTGTAACAACAACATG ATGTTCGATGAGAGCTGCCTGCGTTTTCATGGCCTGGTTAATATGGCATATTTCCGCGAGTATCTGCTGGGTTTGCACAACGGCTATCGGCAGGAGGTGGCCAGCCACTTGTTTGTCGACTTGCCACCTGCCCGGAAAATGCCCGAATTGGTATGGGACCACTACCTGTCGGTGGTGGCCGAGTATCACCTGAAACGCTGCCAATTGGATCTGCCGGCCGACTCCTGCGTGGCCACCGATGACTTTTCGAAACCCCATTTCAACTACGCCGAGGATTTCTATCCGCGACCAGTGATGCGACAATCAAATGTTCGCGAAATGACCATCCTGGCGGAACAGTGGCTGGATGAGCTCTACGACATGGAGGATATTGCCATATATAATGCGGAAGGTGAAATCAGGAATATCATCAACGATCGCAGCTCCCACATGGGCTGTGCTGCTGGCCAGGATTACGATCTGTGGAACATACACTTTGTGCTCGTTTGCTACTACAGCTCAGGACCACCTGCCAATGGAAACCTCTACGAGGAGGGCCAATTCAATGCCAGCCTGTGTGCCAATGGACAGAGTGATGAATATCCCAACCTTTGCAAAACACTGACCCTGAATGACTAA